Proteins from a genomic interval of Garra rufa chromosome 4, GarRuf1.0, whole genome shotgun sequence:
- the LOC141333967 gene encoding uncharacterized protein codes for MAFIKEESEDVKIEEAFGVKDEDTEEQTDLMALKEENEVLNEIKEEDQCVNHHDLTPEENSISCSQTTSMQKRGRKKTGNISSFTCQECGKSFTRKGSLNRHMRIHTGEKRYTCPQCGKGFHQHESLKAHIRSHKGERPFTCQQCGKSFYRKGNLDYHLRVHNGEKPYTCPQCGKSFIRKGNYEDHIRNHFEEKAYICPQCGKSYSKKKLLKEHIRTHTGEKPFTCQQCGNSFSRKRNLNRHKRTHIREKSALKVRVNRKLLPSLFQCSDAFPAETKY; via the exons atggcgtttattaaagaggagagtgaagatgtGAAGATTGAAGAAGCTTTTGGAGTCAaagatgaagatactgaggaacaaacag ACTTGATGGCTCTTAAAGAAGAGaatgaagtactgaatgaaatcaAGGAGGAAGATCAATGTGTGAATCATCATGATTTAACACCTGAAGAGAATTCGATTAGTTGTTCACAAACAACTTCCATGCAAAAAAGGGGGAGGAAAAAGACAGGAAATATAAGTAGTTTCACCTGCCAAgagtgcggaaagagtttcactcgtaaaggaagcctaaacagacacatgagaattcacaccggagagaaacgtTACACTTGCCCCCAGTGCGGAAAGGGTTTTCATCAACACGAAAGCCTTAAAGCCCACATAAGAAGTCATAAAGGAGAAaggccttttacctgccaacagtgtggaaaaagctTCTACCGAAAAGGAAACCTTGATTACCATTTGAGAGTCCACAATGGAGAGAAACCCtacacctgccctcagtgtggaaagagtttcattcgaaAAGGAAATTATGAAGACCACATCAGGAATCACTTCGAAGAGAAAGCCTacatatgccctcagtgtggaaagagttacagtaaaaaaaagcttttgaaagAGCACATAaggactcacactggagagaagcctttcacttgccaacagtgtggaaatagtTTCAGCCGAAAaagaaaccttaacagacacaagCGAACTCACATTAGAGAGAAGTCAGCTCTTAAAGTCCGTGTGAACCGGAAGTTGCTGCCGAGTTTATTTCAGTGCAGTGACGCATTTCCAGCTGAAACGAAATATTGA